One part of the Marinobacter sp. MDS2 genome encodes these proteins:
- the tolA gene encoding cell envelope integrity protein TolA: MAMSLGLHLLIVVVALAGWSWSSPVQEPEPRSISARLISPEPKPSPVVDEEDQRDEAQKREQAAEQQRKKAEAERKKAQQEAERKAAEKAAEEKARKIEQQRKQQEAKAREKAEQQARAKEAARKKAEAEAKERERQKAEQERKRKEEAKRKAEEEKKRQEEQRRKEEAERKRKEEQARKEAERKRKEAERRLREQQLNALAEEAEKARESEARRQREAAAARAREAQMLTDSEKYQALIRDRLAQAWYPPASATENMVARLQITLLPTGELQGVTLVSSSGNTAFDNSALSAVRSLNRYPVPGDRDTFERYFRQFTIEFNPKRLR; the protein is encoded by the coding sequence GTGGCGATGTCTCTTGGGTTGCACCTGTTGATTGTTGTGGTTGCGTTGGCCGGTTGGTCGTGGTCCAGCCCTGTGCAGGAGCCGGAGCCGCGCAGTATCTCGGCTAGATTGATCAGCCCGGAACCGAAGCCGAGCCCGGTGGTGGATGAAGAAGATCAGCGGGACGAGGCTCAGAAGCGCGAACAGGCCGCAGAGCAACAGCGCAAGAAAGCTGAGGCGGAACGCAAGAAAGCTCAGCAAGAGGCAGAAAGGAAGGCGGCCGAAAAAGCGGCTGAGGAAAAGGCACGAAAAATAGAACAGCAGCGCAAACAGCAAGAAGCCAAGGCTCGTGAAAAAGCTGAGCAACAGGCGCGCGCCAAAGAGGCTGCTCGAAAAAAAGCGGAAGCCGAGGCCAAAGAGCGTGAACGCCAGAAGGCCGAGCAGGAACGAAAGCGCAAAGAAGAAGCGAAGCGGAAAGCTGAAGAAGAGAAAAAACGGCAGGAAGAACAACGCCGAAAGGAAGAGGCGGAGCGAAAGCGAAAAGAGGAACAGGCTCGTAAAGAGGCTGAGCGAAAACGCAAGGAAGCCGAGCGCAGGCTGAGAGAGCAGCAGCTTAATGCGCTGGCAGAAGAAGCGGAGAAAGCCCGGGAAAGCGAAGCGCGTCGTCAGCGTGAAGCGGCGGCCGCTCGAGCCCGTGAAGCACAAATGCTGACCGACAGTGAGAAGTACCAGGCGCTGATTCGTGATCGGTTGGCTCAGGCTTGGTACCCGCCGGCCTCGGCGACTGAAAATATGGTGGCGCGCCTGCAGATTACATTGTTGCCGACGGGCGAGTTGCAAGGTGTCACGTTGGTCAGTAGCAGCGGAAATACAGCGTTTGATAACTCGGCGCTGAGCGCGGTGCGCTCTTTGAATCGATACCCGGTACCGGGCGACAGAGATACGTTTGAACGATATTTCCGACAGTTCACGATTGAATTCAACCCCAAACGGTTGCGGTGA
- the tolQ gene encoding protein TolQ, which produces MGSELSVWHLIANAGLLVQLVMLLLVLASVVSWALIFQRVKVYRQAKQAQLAFEERFWSGMDLGQLYKDVNANPTPNSGMESLFRAGFKEFSRLRQQSRDADAVMEGTQRAMRVAFSREHERLDLHLPFLATVGSTSPYVGLFGTVWGIMNSFRGLAQVQQATLATVAPGISEALIATAMGLFAAIPAVIAYNRFSTMSDALLKNYETFADEFSSILHRRVHNSEKAGS; this is translated from the coding sequence GTGGGATCCGAACTATCAGTCTGGCATCTGATTGCGAACGCAGGGCTTCTGGTGCAGCTCGTCATGCTGTTACTGGTGCTGGCTTCTGTGGTGTCTTGGGCGCTTATCTTTCAGAGGGTGAAGGTCTACCGCCAAGCGAAACAAGCTCAGTTGGCGTTTGAAGAGCGCTTTTGGTCTGGTATGGATCTCGGCCAGTTGTACAAAGATGTGAATGCCAACCCGACGCCGAATTCGGGCATGGAATCGCTCTTCCGGGCGGGCTTCAAAGAGTTTTCCAGGCTTCGTCAGCAAAGCCGCGATGCCGATGCCGTCATGGAAGGCACCCAGCGTGCTATGCGTGTTGCCTTCTCTCGTGAGCATGAGCGTTTGGATTTGCATCTGCCGTTTCTGGCCACGGTTGGTTCCACCAGTCCCTACGTGGGCTTGTTCGGCACCGTATGGGGCATCATGAACTCTTTCCGTGGGCTGGCTCAAGTTCAGCAGGCCACACTGGCAACCGTTGCTCCGGGCATCTCGGAAGCATTGATTGCGACGGCGATGGGCTTGTTCGCGGCAATCCCTGCGGTTATCGCCTACAACCGTTTCTCGACCATGTCTGATGCGTTGCTGAAGAACTATGAAACGTTCGCAGACGAATTTTCCAGCATTCTTCATCGGCGGGTCCACAACTCCGAAAAGGCCGGCTCGTAA
- the pal gene encoding peptidoglycan-associated lipoprotein Pal — translation MKVSAQNKAFAMLLSFGLVAGCSSTGDTMEDGGYDSGSDVAAIDQEGGSTVYGGEDGEGVSSSVLTDEERAEARAKAEQEALRNITTFYFDFDTSEIKQEARNALVTHARFLSSNPRQQVRLEGHADERGSKEYNLALGERRAKAVERFLVVNGASRGQIETVSYGEEKPVVRGSSESAYAQNRRVELIFK, via the coding sequence ATGAAAGTGTCTGCACAAAACAAAGCATTTGCGATGTTGTTGTCCTTTGGGCTGGTTGCGGGCTGTAGCTCGACCGGTGACACCATGGAAGACGGTGGATACGACTCCGGCTCAGACGTCGCCGCGATTGATCAGGAAGGCGGCTCCACAGTATACGGTGGTGAAGACGGTGAGGGCGTTTCTTCTTCCGTTCTGACTGATGAAGAGCGTGCCGAGGCCCGAGCAAAAGCCGAGCAGGAAGCGTTGCGTAACATCACCACCTTCTACTTCGATTTCGATACCTCCGAGATCAAGCAAGAAGCTCGTAACGCGCTGGTTACCCATGCCCGCTTCCTGTCCAGTAACCCGCGTCAGCAGGTTCGTCTTGAAGGTCACGCCGATGAGCGTGGCAGCAAGGAATACAACTTGGCGTTGGGTGAGCGTCGTGCAAAAGCCGTTGAGCGTTTCCTGGTAGTGAACGGCGCTTCACGTGGCCAGATTGAAACCGTAAGCTATGGTGAAGAGAAGCCGGTGGTTCGTGGCTCCAGCGAAAGTGCTTATGCCCAGAATCGCCGCGTTGAACTGATTTTCAAGTAA
- the ybgC gene encoding tol-pal system-associated acyl-CoA thioesterase, whose protein sequence is MASLSDMTAAPVFELPIRVYIEDTDAGGIVFHAKYLHYMERARTEWVRSQGVELRAGLEQNVSYVVQKMSLHYAAPARLDDQLLVTAEPIASSRVWMTFRQQVLKADSRALLCEAEVRVACVALDTGKPRRLPENMSLILKNVL, encoded by the coding sequence ATGGCGAGTTTGAGTGATATGACTGCAGCACCTGTTTTCGAATTGCCGATCCGGGTCTACATAGAAGATACCGATGCCGGCGGCATTGTCTTTCATGCCAAGTACCTCCATTACATGGAGCGTGCACGCACGGAGTGGGTTCGCAGTCAGGGTGTGGAGTTGCGGGCAGGGCTCGAGCAAAACGTGAGTTATGTGGTGCAGAAAATGTCATTGCACTACGCAGCGCCGGCCCGGCTGGACGATCAACTGTTGGTAACCGCCGAACCGATTGCTTCATCCCGGGTATGGATGACGTTTCGGCAGCAGGTTTTGAAGGCCGATAGCCGTGCCCTGTTGTGCGAGGCCGAGGTGAGGGTGGCGTGTGTGGCCCTGGATACCGGCAAGCCACGGCGTTTGCCAGAAAATATGAGTTTGATTCTTAAGAATGTGCTTTAA
- the ruvC gene encoding crossover junction endodeoxyribonuclease RuvC — protein MPIILGVDPGSRITGYGIIRVEGRQTEYLDSGCIRVGQKPMAERLQTIFQSLALLIGEYRPEEFAIEQVFMARNPDSALKLGQARGAAIVSAANSGLAVHEYSARQVKQAVVGTGSADKSQVQHMVQALLGLSRKPQEDAADALAIALCHAHMNQSTLKLAGVGGKVRGGRARRQ, from the coding sequence ATGCCAATCATTCTGGGGGTAGACCCCGGTTCCAGAATTACCGGTTACGGCATCATCCGCGTGGAAGGTCGCCAAACCGAGTACCTCGACAGTGGCTGTATTCGGGTCGGGCAGAAGCCTATGGCCGAGCGTTTGCAGACCATTTTTCAGAGTCTTGCGTTGTTGATAGGTGAGTATCGCCCGGAAGAATTTGCCATCGAGCAAGTATTTATGGCACGTAATCCGGACTCTGCACTGAAGTTAGGGCAAGCCAGAGGAGCGGCAATTGTCAGCGCGGCCAACAGTGGGCTGGCGGTTCATGAGTATTCGGCAAGGCAGGTGAAACAAGCTGTTGTGGGCACCGGAAGTGCCGATAAATCGCAGGTGCAGCATATGGTTCAGGCGTTGCTGGGATTGTCTCGAAAACCTCAGGAAGATGCGGCTGATGCACTAGCCATAGCGCTGTGTCATGCCCATATGAACCAAAGTACATTAAAGCTTGCTGGTGTTGGCGGCAAAGTTCGAGGCGGCCGCGCCCGCCGGCAATAA
- the nadA gene encoding quinolinate synthase NadA, giving the protein MTRAQDRILVQEHLAHAAEPKPLSTSEKAELEARIKQVLLDKDAVLVAHYYTDPDIQRLAEETGGCVADSLEMARFGNQHSATTVVVAGVRFMGETAKILNPEKRVLMPTLEATCSLDVGCPADEFSDFCDQHPDRTVVVYANTSAAVKARADWVVTSSCAQAIVEDLDARGEKILWAPDKHLGHYVQKTTGADVLLWDGSCIVHEEFKSRGLEDLKALYPDAAVLVHPESPDAVVEMADVVGSTSQLIHAVQSMPNEEFIVATDNGIFYKMQQLAPNKTLIEAPTAGNGATCRSCAQCPWMAMNGLENLLHVLETGDQEVHVDPALREDALRPLKRMLDFTANMNLKAAGNAS; this is encoded by the coding sequence ATGACACGAGCGCAAGACCGTATCCTTGTTCAGGAACACCTGGCTCATGCCGCTGAGCCTAAGCCTCTCAGCACTAGCGAGAAAGCCGAGCTTGAGGCCCGCATTAAACAGGTACTTTTAGACAAAGATGCTGTGCTGGTTGCTCATTACTACACCGACCCTGATATTCAGCGTCTGGCTGAAGAAACGGGTGGTTGTGTGGCTGACTCTTTGGAAATGGCGCGTTTCGGCAACCAGCATTCAGCCACCACTGTGGTCGTGGCCGGTGTTCGGTTTATGGGCGAAACAGCAAAGATTTTGAACCCTGAGAAACGCGTGCTGATGCCAACGCTTGAAGCGACCTGTTCGCTTGATGTTGGTTGCCCGGCAGACGAGTTTTCAGACTTCTGTGATCAGCACCCTGACCGAACCGTGGTGGTGTATGCCAACACCTCCGCGGCCGTGAAGGCGAGGGCAGACTGGGTAGTCACCTCAAGCTGTGCGCAGGCGATTGTTGAAGACCTGGATGCCAGGGGAGAAAAGATCCTCTGGGCACCAGACAAGCATTTGGGCCATTACGTGCAGAAAACAACGGGTGCTGATGTGCTCCTGTGGGACGGTTCCTGCATTGTGCACGAGGAATTCAAGTCGAGAGGGCTTGAAGATCTGAAAGCGCTGTATCCGGATGCGGCCGTTCTGGTGCACCCTGAGTCCCCCGATGCGGTCGTGGAAATGGCCGATGTGGTTGGCTCAACGTCCCAGTTGATCCATGCCGTGCAAAGTATGCCCAATGAAGAGTTTATTGTGGCCACTGACAACGGCATCTTCTACAAGATGCAGCAGTTAGCGCCTAATAAAACGCTGATCGAAGCCCCGACCGCCGGGAATGGCGCCACGTGCCGTAGCTGTGCACAGTGCCCCTGGATGGCGATGAACGGGCTGGAGAATCTGCTTCATGTGCTGGAAACCGGTGATCAGGAAGTTCATGTTGACCCGGCTCTTCGTGAAGACGCGCTGCGCCCGCTCAAGCGCATGCTCGATTTTACGGCCAACATGAATCTGAAAGCGGCAGGCAACGCCTCCTGA
- the ruvB gene encoding Holliday junction branch migration DNA helicase RuvB produces MIESDRLITAKAGEYEEVHDRAIRPTLLSEYVGQPTVREQMEIFISAARARQEALDHTLIFGPPGLGKTTLANIIANEMGVAIKTTSGPVLEKAGDLAAMLTNLEEGDVLFIDEIHRLSAAVEEVLYPAMEDYQLDIMIGEGPAARSIKLDLPPFTLVGATTRAGLLTSPLRDRFGIVQRLEFYNTADLTHIIARSARLSSVSLDEGGAFEIARRSRGTPRIANRLLRRVRDFAEVRSDGRITADIADQALNMLKVDSQGFDHMDRRLLLAMIEKFDGGPVGVESLAAAISEERGTIEDMLEPFLIQQGYMVRTQRGRMVTSSAYQHFGVVPPKPGKGNGEFE; encoded by the coding sequence ATGATTGAATCGGACCGACTGATAACGGCCAAAGCCGGAGAATACGAAGAGGTGCATGATCGCGCCATCCGCCCGACGCTGTTGTCTGAGTATGTTGGTCAGCCGACGGTGCGCGAGCAAATGGAGATCTTTATCTCTGCTGCGCGGGCCCGTCAGGAAGCTTTGGATCACACCTTGATTTTCGGCCCGCCGGGCCTTGGTAAGACCACATTGGCAAATATCATTGCCAATGAGATGGGTGTTGCCATCAAAACCACTTCGGGGCCCGTGCTCGAAAAAGCGGGCGATTTGGCGGCAATGCTGACCAACCTTGAAGAAGGCGACGTTCTCTTCATCGATGAAATCCATCGTCTTAGTGCGGCAGTTGAAGAGGTGTTGTATCCAGCAATGGAAGACTACCAGCTGGATATCATGATTGGTGAAGGTCCGGCCGCGCGTTCGATCAAGCTCGATTTGCCTCCGTTCACCTTGGTGGGAGCGACCACGCGTGCAGGCCTGCTGACGTCACCGCTGCGGGATCGCTTTGGCATTGTTCAGCGCCTTGAGTTCTACAACACAGCCGACTTGACTCATATTATTGCCCGTTCGGCCCGGCTGTCTTCGGTCTCGCTGGATGAAGGCGGGGCGTTTGAGATTGCGCGCCGCTCTCGAGGGACACCACGGATCGCGAACCGGTTGTTGCGCCGGGTACGTGACTTTGCCGAAGTGCGGTCGGATGGTCGGATTACCGCAGACATAGCGGATCAAGCTCTGAACATGCTGAAGGTGGATAGTCAGGGCTTTGATCACATGGATCGCCGGTTGCTTCTGGCAATGATTGAGAAATTTGATGGTGGCCCGGTTGGCGTGGAAAGTCTGGCTGCAGCGATCAGTGAAGAGCGGGGCACCATCGAAGACATGCTGGAGCCGTTTTTGATACAGCAAGGGTACATGGTACGGACACAAAGAGGCCGTATGGTCACATCGAGTGCGTATCAGCATTTCGGAGTGGTGCCGCCGAAGCCCGGAAAGGGGAATGGCGAGTTTGAGTGA
- the tolR gene encoding protein TolR produces MKGMGMMSREPRKSMSEINVVPYIDVMLVLLVIFMVTAPMLTQGVKVDLPETTSDPITQDKDVETITVSVDSNGAYYLEVGDDSSEPMSLENVRAQVAKILSQRANSEVLVRGDEFVDYGVVVRLMAELQAAGASGIGLITDAPQNQP; encoded by the coding sequence ATGAAAGGCATGGGAATGATGTCTCGTGAACCGCGCAAGTCGATGTCGGAAATTAACGTAGTGCCCTACATTGACGTCATGTTGGTTCTGCTTGTGATCTTCATGGTAACCGCGCCCATGCTCACGCAAGGTGTGAAGGTGGATTTGCCGGAAACAACGTCTGATCCGATCACTCAGGACAAAGACGTGGAGACCATTACCGTTTCTGTTGACAGCAATGGCGCTTATTACCTGGAAGTGGGTGACGATAGCAGCGAGCCCATGTCGCTGGAAAACGTGCGGGCACAAGTTGCGAAAATCTTGTCTCAGCGTGCCAACAGCGAGGTGTTGGTTCGTGGCGATGAATTTGTCGATTATGGCGTTGTCGTGCGTTTGATGGCAGAGCTTCAGGCTGCGGGTGCCTCTGGTATCGGCCTGATAACCGATGCACCTCAAAATCAGCCTTAA
- the tolB gene encoding Tol-Pal system beta propeller repeat protein TolB, with the protein MCFVASSARAELLIRITEGANSAIPVAVVPFSESGSMPAGDKVSSIVQADLTMSGEFKPLDPSKMLSLPSERSEVYFRDWRMLGQRYVLVGQLTSNNGKVEARYELFDVNREQRILGETAAAPAGNVRSLAHHISDRVYEAITGEPGAFSTKLAYVTLSGTGKNSVYRLHVSDIDGQRSKIRLESAEPILSPAWSPDGKKLAYVSFETGKPVIYIHELATGKRTKAADFPGLNSAPAWSPDGRSLLMTLSKDGNAEVYEKNLASGKITKLTNHWAIDTEAAWDHTGNGVFFTSDRSGGPQIYYMERPGAEARRITFGSRYNARARPDSKGEFVYYVHQRDRSFHIARRNLKTDEEFIVTRTGTDESPSVSPNGRMLIYATEQGGKGVLTVVSADGGAAYSLPASEGEVREPAWGPITR; encoded by the coding sequence ATGTGCTTTGTTGCATCGAGTGCGCGAGCAGAATTGCTGATTCGCATCACCGAAGGCGCGAACTCGGCGATTCCTGTGGCCGTCGTCCCCTTTTCGGAAAGTGGTTCGATGCCAGCCGGGGACAAAGTCAGCAGCATTGTGCAGGCTGACTTGACCATGAGCGGTGAGTTCAAACCGCTGGATCCTTCGAAAATGTTGAGCCTGCCGTCCGAGCGTTCAGAAGTATATTTCCGAGACTGGCGCATGCTGGGGCAGCGCTATGTGTTGGTTGGTCAACTGACTAGCAATAATGGGAAAGTTGAGGCGCGTTACGAACTGTTTGATGTGAATCGGGAACAGCGGATCTTGGGCGAGACGGCGGCAGCGCCGGCCGGAAATGTACGTTCGTTGGCCCATCACATCAGTGATCGCGTGTATGAGGCGATTACCGGCGAGCCCGGTGCGTTTTCTACCAAGTTGGCCTACGTAACGCTATCTGGTACGGGTAAAAACAGCGTCTACCGCCTGCACGTGAGTGATATTGACGGCCAGCGTTCGAAAATTCGTCTGGAAAGTGCTGAGCCTATTTTGTCTCCAGCCTGGTCCCCCGATGGTAAAAAGCTGGCCTACGTGTCGTTCGAGACTGGCAAGCCGGTGATTTATATCCATGAGTTGGCGACCGGTAAGCGCACGAAAGCCGCCGATTTCCCGGGGTTGAATTCCGCTCCGGCTTGGTCACCGGATGGGCGTTCGCTGCTGATGACGCTCTCAAAAGACGGCAATGCCGAGGTATACGAAAAGAATCTGGCGAGTGGCAAGATCACTAAACTGACGAATCATTGGGCGATCGATACCGAAGCGGCCTGGGACCATACCGGAAACGGCGTGTTCTTTACCTCTGACCGATCAGGTGGCCCGCAGATTTATTACATGGAGCGCCCGGGTGCCGAAGCGCGGCGGATTACCTTTGGTAGCCGTTACAACGCGCGAGCGCGTCCGGACTCCAAAGGCGAATTCGTTTACTACGTGCATCAGCGGGACCGATCGTTCCACATTGCGCGTCGCAACCTGAAAACCGATGAGGAGTTTATTGTTACTCGTACAGGAACGGATGAATCTCCAAGTGTGTCGCCTAATGGCCGAATGCTGATCTATGCCACAGAACAAGGCGGCAAAGGGGTGCTCACCGTGGTTTCTGCTGATGGCGGGGCCGCATACAGCTTGCCTGCCTCAGAAGGAGAGGTCAGAGAGCCGGCTTGGGGGCCGATTACACGCTAA
- the ruvA gene encoding Holliday junction branch migration protein RuvA: MIGRIRGLLVEKTPGQALVECAGLGYEVDIPYTTFFHLPETGQEVTLHTHFAVREDAQSLFGFASLLDRNLFRLLIKVNGVGPKMAIGILSGLDAQQFIQCVEARDVNSLVKLPGVGKKTAERLLIDMADRIKQLEGQFVPSAPEQLAAGAAGGASAAGSDPREEAEAALIALGYKPQEAAKAISKVAEPDMNSEQLIRLALRNMIPAG; the protein is encoded by the coding sequence TTGATAGGTCGTATTCGAGGTTTGCTGGTTGAGAAGACGCCGGGCCAGGCGCTGGTGGAATGCGCCGGGCTGGGCTATGAAGTCGATATTCCTTACACCACGTTCTTTCACCTGCCGGAAACCGGCCAAGAGGTGACGCTCCATACCCATTTTGCTGTCCGTGAAGACGCACAAAGCCTGTTCGGGTTTGCTTCTTTGCTTGATCGTAATCTGTTTCGGTTATTGATTAAGGTGAACGGCGTTGGGCCGAAAATGGCCATTGGTATTTTGTCAGGGCTGGATGCGCAGCAGTTTATTCAGTGTGTGGAAGCAAGGGATGTCAATTCGCTGGTGAAGTTACCCGGCGTTGGCAAGAAAACCGCTGAGCGTTTGTTGATCGATATGGCTGACCGCATTAAACAGCTGGAAGGTCAGTTTGTACCCTCAGCGCCCGAACAATTGGCAGCCGGGGCGGCCGGTGGCGCATCCGCAGCGGGGTCTGACCCTAGAGAGGAAGCCGAAGCTGCATTGATTGCGCTAGGTTACAAACCCCAGGAGGCCGCAAAAGCCATCAGCAAAGTGGCAGAGCCGGACATGAACAGCGAACAGTTGATCAGGCTTGCACTGAGAAACATGATTCCAGCCGGGTAA
- the ybgF gene encoding tol-pal system protein YbgF has protein sequence MRHTLMAAVLIPLGFGLAGVVSAQSSTPAYQNAASEAQRKAGNSQATAELFYMIQQLQGDVRRLQGKVEEQQYEIRKLQQQGRDRYVDLDQRILDLSKAMEEQASTPEATTSSAASSSAKPAVRNYRAPDAEERKTYNQIIDLIRNQKAYDEAITQLYEFVDEYPEGDLTVNAYYWLGEVYLAKPQLEQAKQAFTIVATRYDDHRKAADAVYKLGVTLDKLGEKGEAKRRMQMVLDHYPDSSAAELARKFLGEA, from the coding sequence ATGAGACACACACTCATGGCGGCCGTGCTCATCCCGCTAGGCTTCGGCCTGGCGGGTGTTGTTTCTGCACAGTCGTCGACGCCTGCGTACCAGAATGCCGCCTCAGAAGCCCAGCGTAAGGCTGGCAATAGCCAGGCAACTGCGGAATTGTTTTACATGATTCAGCAGCTTCAGGGCGATGTGCGGCGGCTTCAGGGTAAAGTGGAAGAACAGCAGTATGAGATCCGTAAGCTGCAGCAGCAGGGAAGGGACCGCTACGTAGATCTCGACCAGCGGATACTTGATTTGTCGAAGGCTATGGAAGAGCAAGCCTCAACACCTGAGGCGACGACAAGCAGTGCGGCATCTTCTTCAGCCAAGCCAGCAGTGCGTAACTACCGTGCGCCGGATGCAGAAGAGCGGAAAACCTACAATCAGATTATTGATCTGATCCGAAACCAAAAGGCCTACGACGAGGCCATTACTCAACTGTACGAGTTCGTTGACGAGTACCCGGAAGGCGACCTGACGGTTAATGCCTATTATTGGCTAGGCGAAGTGTATCTGGCCAAGCCGCAGCTTGAACAAGCCAAGCAAGCCTTCACGATCGTTGCTACCCGCTACGATGATCATCGAAAAGCGGCGGATGCGGTCTACAAGTTAGGGGTTACGCTCGATAAACTGGGTGAAAAAGGCGAAGCAAAACGTCGTATGCAAATGGTGCTGGACCATTACCCCGACTCCAGTGCGGCAGAGCTGGCGCGAAAATTTCTTGGTGAAGCGTGA
- a CDS encoding M48 family metalloprotease, whose translation MRLIRTNRRTLSLISAAALLIAFLATPALKAEPSPLPSFGGGGLIAGQQEASIGEQVMTSIRRSAPQVQDPLVYDYLYNVIYRLVPSAPLDNRDLQLVLIDSPALNAFAVPGGVVGVNGGLFLNAATEQQFASVLAHELAHLSQRHFARRMEQQETSTPLTLAGMIAGIVLSAVTQSDIGIAAIAGTQAMAIQNMLSYSRAHEQEADRVGLEILANAGLDPRGMPEMFEIMMRQNRLQGNRMPEYLSTHPLTQSRVSDTQNRAEQYPSKTVQDSQEYHLMRSRLQVHYASSPASAVEIFESYLNRDDTQKNDAIRYGLAVAYKEDNQLDKAEKILLELLSTHSGRITFQVSLAEVYTEQKRYDDARQILQTALSRNPRNYPITWALAGLEIADGNGSAAASYLKELTRQRPSGDQIWLRLAEAEGMARNIVGVHRARAEYDALRGDYRSAQRQLRQAQEKLPAGSAERQVVSERLSEIASRIQQADRS comes from the coding sequence ATGAGGCTCATTCGTACTAACCGCCGCACGCTTTCACTCATCAGCGCGGCCGCCCTGCTCATAGCTTTTCTCGCAACACCTGCGTTAAAGGCTGAACCCTCGCCCCTGCCCTCGTTTGGGGGAGGCGGACTGATTGCCGGCCAACAGGAAGCCAGCATTGGCGAGCAGGTTATGACCTCTATCCGGCGTTCTGCGCCGCAGGTACAAGACCCGTTAGTATACGACTACCTCTACAACGTAATTTACCGGCTTGTCCCTTCTGCCCCTTTGGATAACCGAGACTTGCAACTCGTGCTTATCGACAGTCCGGCACTTAATGCGTTCGCCGTGCCGGGAGGCGTCGTCGGGGTGAATGGCGGGCTGTTTCTCAACGCCGCTACAGAGCAGCAGTTCGCCTCGGTACTCGCCCACGAATTGGCGCACCTGAGCCAACGCCATTTTGCCCGCAGAATGGAGCAGCAAGAAACCAGCACCCCTCTGACTTTGGCCGGCATGATTGCAGGCATCGTTCTCTCTGCGGTCACTCAGTCTGACATCGGAATTGCCGCCATAGCGGGCACACAGGCTATGGCCATTCAAAACATGTTGTCCTACAGCCGGGCGCATGAGCAGGAGGCCGACCGGGTGGGCCTGGAGATTCTGGCGAACGCAGGCCTCGACCCAAGAGGCATGCCTGAGATGTTCGAGATCATGATGCGCCAGAACCGCCTGCAAGGGAACAGGATGCCCGAATACCTCTCTACCCACCCCCTGACCCAAAGCCGTGTCTCAGACACCCAAAATCGGGCCGAACAGTATCCGAGCAAAACCGTGCAGGATAGTCAGGAATACCACCTGATGCGCAGCCGCTTACAGGTTCATTACGCGTCGTCACCCGCGTCTGCGGTCGAAATATTCGAGTCGTACCTGAACCGCGACGATACGCAAAAGAACGATGCGATACGCTATGGACTTGCCGTGGCTTATAAAGAAGACAATCAGCTGGATAAAGCCGAAAAGATTCTGTTGGAACTTTTGTCTACACATTCTGGACGCATTACGTTCCAGGTGTCTCTGGCGGAAGTCTATACCGAGCAAAAACGCTATGACGACGCTCGACAAATTCTGCAAACAGCGCTCTCGCGAAACCCGCGAAACTACCCCATCACATGGGCTTTAGCCGGACTCGAAATTGCTGATGGTAATGGATCAGCAGCCGCGAGCTATTTGAAAGAACTGACCCGACAGCGCCCTTCGGGTGATCAAATATGGCTGCGACTGGCCGAGGCCGAAGGTATGGCCAGAAACATTGTTGGCGTTCACCGAGCCCGAGCAGAATACGATGCCTTACGGGGAGACTACCGCTCTGCCCAACGCCAGTTGCGCCAAGCTCAGGAAAAGTTACCGGCCGGCTCTGCGGAGCGGCAGGTGGTTAGCGAGCGGCTGAGCGAAATCGCCAGCCGCATTCAGCAAGCCGACAGATCCTGA